The following proteins are co-located in the Cryptococcus neoformans var. grubii H99 chromosome 1, complete sequence genome:
- a CDS encoding pre-mRNA-processing factor 6 — MSNVGTVKHIPKEVRYNFLSMAAPASYVAGLGRGASGFTTRSDIGPARAGPSAEVVAEAQARRGEEEIPDPDAFQDPDDERNLFAGTVYEADDEEADKVWDSVDARMDARRKARRDAAEAKAAAEERARNPKLQTQFADLKRSLSSLNDADWDAIPEAGNLTGKRRKANLRLEENQNGRSYNVSDTVIADAVKRNAMVGELDPAEAGIGIDGTETDLVSIGNARDRVLSLQLDQATRDASNGSSTSIDPKGYMTALNSQIVQTDAQIGDIKQARQLLQNLIQSNPKHAPGWIAAASLEVHAKKMVAARKIIAEGCEKCPKNEDVWFHAAELNTPENAKVILGRAIQHVPQSVKIWLKAASLETDINAKKRVLRKALEFVPNSVGLWKETVNLEDDPEDARVLLTRAVEVIPNSVELWLTLARLETPENAKQVLNSARKRIPTSHEIWIAAGRLAEQSPSAVAVKPEVKMEDEAEYEAEQRKKLAQQVNKLMAGAVNSLRKNQVILSREQWLQEAEKCEQDGSPLTAQAIVKATIAQDVEEEDRRSVWIEDAERATKGGFYEVARACYAATLEAFPTTPSVWRKAAEFEKVHGTPDAVQEILAQGSQHCPHAEVLWLMAAKEKWVGGDIPGAQAILAEAFKQNEDSESIFLAAAKLAAETGEMEAAIQILEKAKAQADTERVWMKSAVLLRQLGKLDEALSTLEVAIKRFASFDKLHMIRGQIYESRNEVALARNAYAQGCRSCPKSIPLWILSARLEEKAGVTIKARALLEKARLHNPKNDELWAESIKIEERTGSPQQAKSVLARAMQECPASPLLWSMAIFMEAPQQRKGRSVDAIKKAGEHPAVILAVARNFWSERKIEKTRQWMANAITADEDWGDAWGYWLKFERQHGEKERQEAVIEKCIVASPHHGPVWQSVSKDLANVGKSTKEILELVADKLE; from the exons ATGTCAAACGTAGGCACAGTGAAGCACATCCCAAAGGAAGTGCGATACAACTTCCTCAGC ATGGCCGCTCCGGCGAGCTATGTTGCTGGTCTCGGTCGAGG TGCTTCTGGTTTCACAACTCGGTCCGATATTGGTCCCGCCCGAGCTGGTCCCAGTGCAGAAGTTGTTGCAGAAGCTCAAGCTCGCcgtggtgaagaagaaatccCTGATCCAGATGCTTTCCAAGATCCGGATGACGAAAGGAATTTGTTTGCTGGTACAGTCTACGAAGcggatgacgaagaagccGACAAGGTGTGGGACAGTGTTGATGCCAGAATGGATGCGAGAAGAAAGGCCAGACG AGATGCGGCAGAAGCGAAAGCGGCGGCTGAAGAACGCGCTCGCAATCCCAAGCTTCAAACACAATTTGCAGACTTGAAACGATCCCTCTCGAGTCTCAACGATGCAGACTGGGATGCCATCCCTGAAGCAGGAAACTTGACtggaaaaaggaggaaggccAACTTGAGATTGGAGGAAAATCagaatggaagaagctACAATGTCAGCGACACCGTCATTGCGGATGCTGTGAAGAGAAATGCCATGGTAGGAGAGTTGGATCCTGCAGAG GCTGGTATCGGTATCGATGGTACCGAAACAGATCTTGTATCTATCGGTAATGCCAGAGACCGAGTATTATCCCTGCAGCTTGACCAA GCTACAAGAGATGCCTCAAACGGCTCTTCTACCAGCATCGACCCTAAGGGCTATATGACCGCTCTTAACAGTCAGATTGTTCAAACGGACGCTCAAATCGGTGATATTAAGCAAGCTCGCCAGCTCTTGCAAAACCTCATTCAGTCTAATCCCAAACACGCCCCAGGGTGGATCGCCGCCGCTTCCTTGGAAGTACACGCTAAGAAGATGGTCGCTGCCAGGAAGATTATCGCTGAAGGATGTGAGAAGTGTCCGAAAAACGAGGATGTTTGGTTCCATGCCGCGGAACTCAACACACCGGAGAACGCGAAAGTTATCTTGGGTCGAGCTATACAGCACGTTCCTCAATCTGTCAAAATTTGGCTCAAGGCTGCTTCTCTAGAAACAGACATAAATGCCAAGAAGCGCGTTCTCCGAAAAGCCCTTGAATTCGTTCCTAACTCAGTGGGGTTGTGGAAAGAGACTGTCAACCTCGAAGACGATCCTGAAGACGCCCGCGTTCTCCTTACCCGTGCTGTCGAAGTCATCCCCAACTCTGTGGAGCTCTGGCTCACTTTGGCCCGTCTTGAAACACCTGAGAACGCCAAGCAGGTACTCAATTCTGCGCGCAAGCGTATCCCTACCTCTCACGAAATTTGGATCGCTGCCGGTAGGCTTGCTGAACAGTCACCTTCCGCTGTGGCTGTCAAGCCAGAGGtcaagatggaggatgaagcagaGTACGAGGCAgagcaaaggaagaagcttgctCAGCAGGTCAACAAACTCATGGCTGGTGCTGTCAATTCATTGCGCAAGAACCAGGTCATTCTTTCGCGAGAACAGTGGTTGCAAGAGGCCGAGAAATGCGAACAGGACGGTTCACCTCTTACAGCACAAGCTATTGTGAAGGCAACTATCGCTCAGGacgtcgaagaagaagacaggCGATCTGTTTGGATTGAAGATGCGGAGAGAGCAACAAAGGGTGGATTCTACGAGGTCGCGAGGGCTTGTTACGCTGCCACTCTCGAGGCTTTTCCTACTACTCCATCAGTCTGGAGGAAAGCTGCGGAGTTCGAAAAGGTTCACGGCACACC CGACGCTGTCCAAGAAATTCTCGCCCAGGGATCCCAACATTGTCCCCATGCGGAGGTCCTCTGGCTTATGGCCGCGAAAGAGAAGTGGGTCGGCGGCGATATCCCCGGTGCTCAAGCCATCCTTGCCGAAGCTTTCAAGCAAAATGAAGATTCCGAATCTATCTTCCTTGCTGCGGCCAAGCTAGCAGCCGAAACCGGGGAGATGGAGGCTGCTATCCAGATCCttgagaaggccaaggcgCAGGCAGACACAGAGAGGGTCTGGATGAAGTCAGCGGTACTGTTGAGGCAGTTGGGCAAGTTGGACGAGGCTCTTTCAACTTTGGAGGTTGCTATCAAGAGGTTCGCTTCCTTCGACAAGTTGCACATGATCCGAGGGCAGATCTACGAGTCCCGTAATGAGGTTGCGCTTGCGCGAAATGCATATGCTCAAGGATGCCGATCATGTCCGAAGAGTATCCCATTATGGATCTTATCGGCCCggctggaggagaaggcaggTGTGACGATCAAGGCAAGGGCACTGCTCGAAAAGGCGAGGTTGCATAATCCCAAGAATGATGAATTATGGGCGGAAAGTATCAAGATTGAGGAGCGAACGGGCAGCCCTCAACAAGCAAAATCTGTCCTTGCTCGAG CAATGCAAGAATGCCCCGCCTCTCCACTTCTTTGGTCCATGGCCATCTTCATGGAGGCTCCTCAACAGCGAAAAGGTCGTTCCGTCGACGCCATCAAAAAGGCCGGCGAGCATCCAGCCGTCATTTTGGCGGTCGCGAGGAACTTCTGGAGTGAAAGGAAGATTGAAAAGACGAGACAATGGATGGCCAATGCTATTACCGCCGATGAAGACTGGGGAGATGCTTGGGGTTATTGGCTGAAGTTTGAAAGGCAGCATGGAGAGAAA GAACGTCAAGAAGCGGTCATTGAGAAGTGCATCGTGGCGTCACCACACCATGGTCCGGTGTGGCAGTCGGTATCAAAGGATTTGGCCAATGTTGGCAAGTCTACAAAAGAGATACTAGAGTTGGTCGCGGACAAACTGGAATAA
- a CDS encoding cytosolic Fe-S cluster assembly factor CFD1 encodes MAETIETPVSRRLSSVKNIIIVLSGKGGVGKSSSSVQLALSLLAQSPTNRVGLIDLDITGPSLPRMVGLDTPTATVHQSSAGWVPVYVDQGRRLGVMSIGFLLKDRGDSVVWRGPKKDGMIRQFLSEVRWGDLDYLVIDTPPGTSDEHISLLTHLHPLFTPTVSNATTPTSILISTPQTTALNDTLKSLSFTRKLSLPVMGLIENMAGYVCPCCGEISDTFGKGGGEAMAHREGVGFLGRVPIDTVLVSLLDAVSKGEVLGEGAVEHTSNESAEDQTNGSTEHFPLLDKYLETTSSKVWKDITQKLVDKIEQRKSDIRARLESSSETLARA; translated from the exons ATGGCAGAAACAATAGAGACACCGGTGTCTCGCAGACTGTCATCTGTGAAAAATATTATCATAGTCCTCTCGGGAAAGG GCGGAGTAGGCAAGTCTTCGTCCTCGGTTCAGCTTGCTTTATCCCTTTTAGCACAGTCCCCCACAAACCGTGTTGGCCTCATAGACCTCGATATCACTGGTCCCTCGCTTCCGCGCATGGTCGGTCTCGATACCCCCACAGCGACTGTGCACCAATCATCAGCCGGCTGGGTGCCTGTATACGTGGACCAAGGAAGACGGTTGGGTGTGATGAGCATTGGCTTCTTGTTAAAGGATAGGGGTGATAGTGTGGTTTGGAGAGGACCTAAAAAGGACGGAATGATCAGGCAGTTCTTGTCAGAAGTCAGATGGGGCGACTTGGATTACCTCGTCATCGATACTCCTCCAG GAACCTCCGATGAACACATTTCCCTTCTAAcgcatcttcatcctcttttcaCTCCGACTGTGTCTAACGCCACAACACCAACAAGTATCCTCATTTCCACTCCTCAAACAACAGCCTTGAACGATACTCTCAagtctctctctttcactcGCAAGCTATCTTTACCGGTCATGGGCCTCATAGAAAACATGGCAGGATATGTGTGCCCTTGCTGCGGAGAAATTAGTGACACATTCGGAAAGGGCGGTGGAGAAGCTATGGCTCATAGGGAAGGAGTAGGATTCTTGGGGAGGGTGCCGATTGATACAGTGCTCGTCTCGTTGCTGGATGCGGTCAGTAAGGGAGAAGTATTAGGGGAGGGTGCGGTGGAACACACGTCCAATGAGAGCGCAGAAGATCAGACAAATGGTAGCACAGAACATTTCCCATTACTCGACAAATATCTTGAAACGACATCTTCAAAAGTCTGGAAAGATATTACCCAGAAGCTCGTGGATAAAATTGAGCAGCGCAAGTCAGATATCCGTGCCAGACTCGAGTCTTCATCAGAGACACTAGCTAGGGCGTAG